GCCGATCCGTCTCTGCCCGACCCGTTTCCTCTTGTCATTGCACATCGAGTTCGCTGGGCGCGTCGAATGTCTGCTGCGCGCGTGGACAATCCCTTCCCGGGAACACGCGAATGGTAACCCTTGGGCACGGGATCGGTGGACCCTCTTCAGTTTTCGAGTATCGAGTGATACCCGCGAGTCGGTTTGCGGGCGACGCTTCCGGCGCGCCTGATTCCAGGCAGGCGGGACTGAACCGGGTGTCTGCTCGAGCTACTAACAAACATAGTAATTCGTGGTGAGGTGCGTGGTCCGGGAACGAACCAAGATCTCCGTTACCGCCGGTATCACCGAGGAAGACTTCCGGCTCGTTACGCCTCTTCGCCCAGTCGACCCGCATCGAGCGAATCATCGGTCGGAACACCCGGTCACCGCTTGTGACATCGACACTCGCCACCCTCATCGTCGGCTGCATCCTGACCGATGCCGCTCGGGCCGCACAGATCCGCGAACTCACGTCAGATGCTGAGGAAGTCAGGCCCCAAACCAGCGATGACTTTGCCGGGAAAGACCGTCGTTCACGCGCCGGGCCGGTCGTCAGGCCGTCACCAGTAAACCGGTCACGTACATCGTGAGCAGGCCGGCCGCGATCCCGCCGATGGTGGCGGGGCTGAGGAATCTCTCGGCACCGTCGCGCAGGGAGGGTGCGATCTGAATGATGACCTGCGCGATCGCACCGACTCCGATGCCGAGGAGGAAGGCGGAGAGTTCGGCGTTGTTCACGCTGGCGCCGATGAGGGCGCCGAGGATGGCGGGTGCCCCCGCGAGTAGGCCCAGTCCCAACAGTTGGAGTAGCGGCGGACGGCGTTCGGTCAGTGGCGCCACGACTGCCAGCCCCTCCGTGGTGTTCTGGATTGTGAACCCCACGACGAGCGCCGTCCCGAGGGCGAGTTCGCCGACGGCGTAGGCGGCACCGATCGCCAGCCCCTCGCCGAGGTTGTGCAGTCCGATCCCGATGGCGATCATCACCGCGAGACGGATGCCACTCGACCCCTGAGCGTCGTTGACTGTGCGGCGGGATCCGAGATAGCGATCGAGTGCTGTCAAGGCGAGGAAGGCCAGAACCGCGCCGAGGACGACGAGGGCTGGGCCGCCGAAGGCGCCGCCGCCGCTTTCGGATACTTCGACGCCCTCGATGCTCGCGTCGATTGCGAGGAATGCCAGCAACCCGACCGTGAGCCCCAGCAGCACCCGGATCCCGCGGGAACCGATCCGGCGCAGTACCGGTAGGAACATCATTCCCAGCACGACGGGGATGATTCCGACGTAGGTGCCGATCAGTGCCATCAGTGAGAAGAAGCCGGCATCTGCCTGTGGTGTGGTGGCGGCGACCGGGATCTCGTGTTCGATCACCAGGCCGGTCGAGGTGAGCAGCGAGAGCAGGTAAGGTTGCCCCTCCTGCCACGGGTAGTCGAGTCGCAGCATCGCCGTGCCCAGGCGCGGGATCGGCTGCTCCCCGCCGGTCAGATCGACGTAGGCGTCGTTGACGAATACCTGCGCGACCTGAACCGGATCGGGGCCGGTGTTGCGAACGGTGACGTCGATATATCCCGGGACCAGTTCGGTGCGTTCGACGGCGAGCTGCTCGATCGGGGGCCCCGCTCGTTCGGGCAGGGTCTTTCCGCCGACCAGGGCGAGCAGGAGCAGGGCGGCGCCGAGCAGCAGGGTCGCGCCCACCGCAGACATCCACGCGCGGTTTCTGGTTGTTCGGCCGTCCATCTAGTCGGTCACCTCGAAGAATCCCATCCAGCCGAGTTCGGCGAATTCGGTCTTGTGGGCGTGGAACATGTACCGGCCGGGGTAGGGGAAGCGGACTTCGCAGATCCCGCGCTGGCCCTGGGCCTGCATGATGGTGTCGGTGTACTCGGAGGGCTCGAGCCGGGTGCCGGTGGGGTAGTAGTCGAAGAAGTTCCCGTGCAGGTGGAAGGTGTTGATCGGGTCGTATTCGAGGGCGTTGACCAGGTAGATCCGCACCAGTTCGCCGCGTTTCACCCGAACGGGTTCATGCATGTAGTGGAACGGGATGCCGTTGACGGCGTAGAGCTGGTTGCCCTCCCCGTCGAAGGTGGTGTTATAGCCGTGCATCACCATGACCATCTCGTCGGCGGGCGGACGCGGTGCGGGTGGGTCGACGATGAAGGTCCCGTACAGGCCGCGGGCGATGTGCTCGGCGAGCGGGCCGACGTGGCAGTGATACAGGTGCACCCCGAACGGTTGCGCGTCGAACTCGTAGACGAAGCTGCCGCCGGAGGGGATCACCCCGGGCCCCGTGTCGGGGATTCCGTCCATCTCGGCGGGGTGGATGCCGTGGAAGTGCATCGTGTGGGGGTGCGCGGAGGTGTTGACGAACTGGACCCGGAGCAGGTCACCTTCCTGGCAGCGCAGCGTCGGTCCGGGGATCCGGCCGTTGAACGTCCAGGCCGGGTACCGGACCCCGGGGGCGATCTCGAGGTCGAGGTCCGCGGCGGCGACGACCCACTCCCGCAGCACCCGCCCGTCCGGCAGCCGGGAGACCCGGCCGTAGTCGAAATCGCGCAGCAGGGCGGTGGGGTCGAAGCCGTTCGCGGCGTGGTCGACGACGGCGCCCTTGCGGAACGTCGGCCCGGCGACCCCGCCGCCGTGCCCGCCGGAATGCACGCCCCCGGTTTCCGTGGCTGGGGGCGCCGCGGAGGGAGCGGCGCTCGCCGCTCGGGCGCCGAGGGCGGCGGCGCCGGCGGTGCCGAGCAGCGCGGAGCCGAGGAGGAACTGCCGCCGTGATTCGGCCATCAGGCTGCCCTGCCATAGATTTGGTCAGCCAACGCGAGCGGCATCTCGTGTCGGCGGCCCGTGATTTCGACCCGCAACGGCCCCCCGTCGGGGATTGCGTCGACCCGTGCGATGACCCGGCCGGGGTAGATCTCGAGGTCCGCGAGCAGGCGCAATGCGTGGCTGTCGTGGTCCGTCACCCGTTCGACCGTGAAATTCCGGCACGGGGCCGCCGCGCACAGGGTGCCCGGCCACGCCTCGACATACTCGCCGGCTACCGGCGGAATCGGATTGCCGTACGGGTCGTGTGTCGGGTAGCCGAGTGCGGCGCTCAGCCGGGACTGGAGCCGCGGGCTGATCGCGTGCTCGAGCACATCCGCCTCGACGGCGCTCTCGTCCCAGGACATGCTCAGGAACTCGGTCAGGAACACCTTCGCCAACCGGTTTCGGCGGATGACGTCCAGAGCATGGAGTTCACCGTGTGCCGTCAACGTCACCTGATGGATTCCGGATCGTCTGGCCAGGCCGGACCCGGTCAGGCGCTTGTGCAACCCGGAGACGGTAGGGGCAGCCACGTCGAGGTAGCGGGCGAGCGCCGACGTCGAGGTGGCTTCGCCGCGCGCCGTGAGGCAGAAGACCGCTTTGAGATAGTCCTCGACGGCGTCGGTGAGTGTGCACCCGCAACAAGCGGAGGGTGTACGTATCAAATAGTTTGGCATGGCCACACTTAAAGTTAGCCCAGCCGAATATTGAAGGCAAGAGTGTGAAGCCACACGCAGAAGCGAGTGGCCGCGGCACGCAGAATGCCGAGCCCTCCCGGGCACAACCCGTGTTCCGCCCGCGGAAAGGCCCCGCCGACCGACCGAGGAGACGGCGGATGCTCAGACGAGCGTCTGCCAGTACACCCAGAACGCCTCGAAGATCAGCGCGGCGACGGTGAGCAACCAAACAGTCAATACCAGGGTGTGATTGCGTCCCGCCACCGCCCACCTGCGCCGGCGCTGACGGGCCGGAAGGTCACGGCTCGCCAGATGAAGAAGCGCGTACCACAGCGAGACGACCGTGACGACCCACACCAACATGCAGTACGGGCACAGCGCCTGAATGCGATAGAGGCTCTGAAAGATCAGCCAATGCACGAACACTGTCGCCGCGCCCAGCCCGGCGCAGAGCCCCATCCAGTACCACCGCGGAAGAACGACACCGGCCACCGACACGATCCCGGTCGTCAGGGCAACGCTGAATCCGATAACTCCCAGCAGGGGGTTGGGGAATCCGAAGGCCTCGGCCTGCGGTGAGCTCATGATGGAACCGCAACTGATGACCGGGTTGATGCTGCAGGAGGGTTGATACGAGGGGTCGGCGAGCAGACTGAACTTCTCGATCGTCAAGACCAGCGACGCGGACAAACCCAGGGCACCCGCGACGGTGAGGATCCACCCCACCACGCTCGGTTCACCGATCCGGGGCCTCGACTGTTGAGCGTCGCTTCGAATGACGACCACTGGGCCCGTGATCGTCACTCCCGATGCGGATGAGTGGCCGGGTCGAGGGCCGTTCGTCTGCATCACCAACGTGCCGACGATGGCGGGTGCCCGAGATGACGACGATGACGCGGGATCGTTGGTCGGCAGAGTGACGGTGCGGTCGTTCATTGGCATCGATGGGTGACGGCGGCGGTGAAAGCCCCTCCGTTCAACACCAGGTGGCCCCTGGCGCGGCGGGCGTGTGCTAGTCAAGACTGAACAGCTATGAGTGGAGCCGCCGCCTGTGATCGTGATCCTGTCCGCCGAGGGCGCCGCCGAGCACCTGGCCTCGGGTGCGATGGCGTGCCCGGCATGCGGCGGCGGACTGCGCAAATGGGGATTCGGCCGTACCCGTACGGTGCGCGGGCTCGGCGCCGACAGGGTGACCGTGCGACCCGCCCGTGTTCGTTGCGCCGGCTGCAGCAAGACTCAGGTGCTGTTGCCGACCGCCCTGCAGGTGCGCCGTGCCGACACCACCGAAGTGATCGGAACGGCATTGGTGCACAAGGCCAATGGGCTCGGGTACCGGCGCATCGCGGAACGTCTGGACCGGCCTGTATCGACAGTGCGCCGGTGGTTGCGTCGAGTCCCGCCCGAGCACCTGCACTGGATGTACACCCAAGGCTGTGAGCGCCTCGCCACGTACGCGGCCGACGCGTTCAGTCGCATCCGCAACACCCGCAATCCGCTGCATCACACACTGACAATGCTGGCCGCCGCGGCGTTCCACGCCCGTGAACGGTTCGGGTTCGAGGACCCGCCATGGACTCTGATGGGGATGTACACCCGTGGACGGCTCCTCGCACCACCCCGCGGCGGCTGAAAACCGGTCCCGCGGGGTATCCGCATGCCCGCATCCAGCCGTCAATATGCAGACCGCGCCTTCAACGTGACGACGACGCCGTCACCATGCCGACGAAAACCTCGAAAACA
This genomic window from Rhodococcus pseudokoreensis contains:
- a CDS encoding ZIP family metal transporter, which produces MDGRTTRNRAWMSAVGATLLLGAALLLLALVGGKTLPERAGPPIEQLAVERTELVPGYIDVTVRNTGPDPVQVAQVFVNDAYVDLTGGEQPIPRLGTAMLRLDYPWQEGQPYLLSLLTSTGLVIEHEIPVAATTPQADAGFFSLMALIGTYVGIIPVVLGMMFLPVLRRIGSRGIRVLLGLTVGLLAFLAIDASIEGVEVSESGGGAFGGPALVVLGAVLAFLALTALDRYLGSRRTVNDAQGSSGIRLAVMIAIGIGLHNLGEGLAIGAAYAVGELALGTALVVGFTIQNTTEGLAVVAPLTERRPPLLQLLGLGLLAGAPAILGALIGASVNNAELSAFLLGIGVGAIAQVIIQIAPSLRDGAERFLSPATIGGIAAGLLTMYVTGLLVTA
- a CDS encoding multicopper oxidase domain-containing protein — protein: MAESRRQFLLGSALLGTAGAAALGARAASAAPSAAPPATETGGVHSGGHGGGVAGPTFRKGAVVDHAANGFDPTALLRDFDYGRVSRLPDGRVLREWVVAAADLDLEIAPGVRYPAWTFNGRIPGPTLRCQEGDLLRVQFVNTSAHPHTMHFHGIHPAEMDGIPDTGPGVIPSGGSFVYEFDAQPFGVHLYHCHVGPLAEHIARGLYGTFIVDPPAPRPPADEMVMVMHGYNTTFDGEGNQLYAVNGIPFHYMHEPVRVKRGELVRIYLVNALEYDPINTFHLHGNFFDYYPTGTRLEPSEYTDTIMQAQGQRGICEVRFPYPGRYMFHAHKTEFAELGWMGFFEVTD
- a CDS encoding metal-dependent transcriptional regulator; translated protein: MPNYLIRTPSACCGCTLTDAVEDYLKAVFCLTARGEATSTSALARYLDVAAPTVSGLHKRLTGSGLARRSGIHQVTLTAHGELHALDVIRRNRLAKVFLTEFLSMSWDESAVEADVLEHAISPRLQSRLSAALGYPTHDPYGNPIPPVAGEYVEAWPGTLCAAAPCRNFTVERVTDHDSHALRLLADLEIYPGRVIARVDAIPDGGPLRVEITGRRHEMPLALADQIYGRAA
- a CDS encoding vitamin K epoxide reductase family protein, coding for MQTNGPRPGHSSASGVTITGPVVVIRSDAQQSRPRIGEPSVVGWILTVAGALGLSASLVLTIEKFSLLADPSYQPSCSINPVISCGSIMSSPQAEAFGFPNPLLGVIGFSVALTTGIVSVAGVVLPRWYWMGLCAGLGAATVFVHWLIFQSLYRIQALCPYCMLVWVVTVVSLWYALLHLASRDLPARQRRRRWAVAGRNHTLVLTVWLLTVAALIFEAFWVYWQTLV
- a CDS encoding helix-turn-helix domain-containing protein codes for the protein MIVILSAEGAAEHLASGAMACPACGGGLRKWGFGRTRTVRGLGADRVTVRPARVRCAGCSKTQVLLPTALQVRRADTTEVIGTALVHKANGLGYRRIAERLDRPVSTVRRWLRRVPPEHLHWMYTQGCERLATYAADAFSRIRNTRNPLHHTLTMLAAAAFHARERFGFEDPPWTLMGMYTRGRLLAPPRGG